One region of Salvia miltiorrhiza cultivar Shanhuang (shh) chromosome 3, IMPLAD_Smil_shh, whole genome shotgun sequence genomic DNA includes:
- the LOC131015395 gene encoding pectin acetylesterase 8-like, whose product MATMWMIVCATILVIVGGAMGEQPACDKVPFTPLPDAVQKGTVCIDGSPDGYYLVPGSGDGAQNWLIYINGGGWCENITTCRDRFDEYNGNSRISFSNITNSNGTLSKSQDFTGILSENEAINPDFYNWNRIYVTYCDQASFLGDTVVDDGQGPIVQFRGSRNFDALVEELLAMGIGAGENVILSGRSAGGLATILHCDGFRARLPNVGRVKCLSDAGFFIRAENVANADYRDQFFASTILLHNISSLLPEKCTKTRDASLCLYPEYLVGDIQTPLFILNSAFDYFQVLSRLVPPNSPDAARWKDCFKYNISCKPADKQLVNDFGGAFFKAINNLPYNPSRGMFIDACFTHSQAYIERFWSPNSIVKLENLTLLEAFGDWYFDRKSVTLITSSAYLDACTT is encoded by the exons ATGGCGACGATGTGGATGATTGTGTGTGCGACAATTTTGGTGATCGTCGGAGGCGCCATGGGGGAGCAGCCGGCATGCGACAAGGTCCCCTTCACTCCACTGCCCGACGCTGTTCAAAAAGGAACAG TTTGCATTGATGGCTCACCAGATGGATACTATCTGGTGCCGGGCTCAGGAGACGGAGCCCAAAATTGGCTCATCTACATCAAT GGAGGCGGGTGGTGTGAAAACATTACTACCTGTCGTGATAGATTTGACGAATACAATGGGAATAGCAGAATCAGCTTTAGTAACATTACAAATTCGAATGGCACTCTCAGCAAAAGCCAAGATTTCACCGGCATCCTTAGCGAAAACGAAGCCATAAATCCGg ATTTCTACAACTGGAACCGGATTTACGTGACCTACTGTGACCAGGCATCGTTCCTGGGAGACACTGTAGTTGATGATGGTCAA GGACCAATAGTTCAATTCAGAGGGTCGAGGAATTTCGATGCTCTGGTGGAGGAACTTTTGGCAATGGGAATTGGTGCCGGAGAGAAT GTTATTCTTTCCGGTAGATCGGCCGGAGGCCTAGCAACTATACTACATTGCGATGGCTTCCGAGCACGTCTCCCTAACGTCGGCAGGGTGAAATGCCTTTCCGATGCCGGATTTTTCATCCGAGC TGAAAATGTCGCGAATGCCGACTATAGGGACCAGTTTTTTGCCTCGACCATCCTGCTGCAT AATATATCTAGCTTATTGCCTGAGAAATGCACAAAAACAAGAGATGCGAGTTTG TGTCTCTATCCTGAATATCTGGTTGGGGATATTCAAACTCcactatttatattaaatagtGCATTTGATTATTTCCAG GTTCTAAGCAGATTGGTGCCTCCAAATTCTCCTGATGCGGCAAGATGGAAAGATTGCTTCAAATACAACATCAGTTGTAAGCCTGCAGATAAACAACTAGTAAATG ATTTTGGGGGTGCTTTTTTTAAAGCTATTAATAATCTCCCCTATAATCCTTCAAGAGGCATGTTTATCGACGCATGCTTCACACACTCACAAGCATATATTGAGCGGTTTTGGTCACCAAATTCCATAGTCAAATTGGAAAATTTG ACCTTGTTGGAGGCCTTTGGAGATTGGTATTTCGATAGGAAGTCGGTTACCTTGATCACCTCATCTGCTTATCTAGATGCTTGTACTACATAA
- the LOC131019162 gene encoding probable LRR receptor-like serine/threonine-protein kinase At4g36180, with translation MEKKLSCILLYAFLITITFQMLSSEAKAKQPLSLATDQTALLSLKHTSLLLASNWTNSTSVCTWIGVTCSFRHHRVAALNLSNMALSATIPPQLGRLSFLVSLDLTNNLFYGDLPHQLSLLRRLKFISFQLNNFTGDIPPMLGQLPKLEYLSLRNNSFIGSIPKSLSNLTNLQFLSLSSNSLSGEIPKEFGRLQSLQNLYVEYNHLSGAIPSAIFNISTLVAIALSCNELSGSLPTDICTEWHDSNKSIPMFRA, from the exons ATGGAGAAAAAGCTTTCTTGCATTTTGCTGTATGCATTCCTAATCACCATAACCTTCCAAATGCTTTCTTCTGAAGCCAAAGCCAAACAACCTCTGAGCCTTGCAACTGATCAAACTGCCCTTCTTTCACTCAAACATACATCTCTTTTACTTGCAAGTAATTGGACCAACTCCACCTCCGTCTGCACCTGGATTGGCGTCACTTGCAGCTTCCGCCACCACAGAGTAGCTGCCTTGAATCTCTCCAACATGGCTCTCTCCGCCACCATTCCTCCACAGCTCGGACGCCTCTCCTTCCTCGTCTCCCTCGACCTCACCAACAACCTTTTCTATGGAGATTTGCCACACCAACTGTCTCTCCTTCGCCGTTTGAAGTTCATATCTTTCCAACTCAACAACTTCACCGGAGACATCCCTCCGATGTTGGGTCAGTTACCAAAATTAGAGTACTTGTCTTTACGCAACAACAGCTTCATAGGTTCCATCCCAAAATCTCTCTCAAACCTCACAAACCTACAATTTCTTTCCTTATCTTCCAATTctctaagtggagaaattccaaaaGAGTTTGGGAGACTTCAAAGTCTACAAAATCTGTATGTTGAATATAATCATCTCTCGGGTGCTATACCATCAGCCATATTCAACATATCAACCCTTGTAGCTATAGCTTTATCATGCAATGAATTGAGTGGAAGTCTTCCAACAGACATTTGCA CTGAGTGGCACGATTCCAACAAATCTATCCCAATGTTCAGGGCTTGA
- the LOC131019159 gene encoding pectin acetylesterase 8-like, producing MIVDFYNWNRIYVTYCDQASFLGDTVVDDGQGPIVQFRGSRNFDALVEELLAKGIGAGENVILSGRSAGGLATILHCDGFRARLPNVGRVKCLSDAGFFIRAENIANADYRDHFFASTIQLHNISTLLPTTCTENRDPSLCLYPEYLVGDVQTPLFLLNSAFDYFQVVSRVVPPSSPDAERWKSCVTQNISCTTADIQLLNDFGGAFFKAINNLPYNPSRGMFIDACFAHSVAYREQYWSPNSTVKLENLTLLEAFGDWYFDRNSVTLITPSTSREFCS from the exons ATGATTGTAGATTTCTACAACTGGAACCGGATTTATGTGACCTACTGTGACCAGGCATCGTTCCTTGGAGACACTGTAGTTGATGATGGTCAA GGACCAATAGTTCAATTCAGAGGGTCGAGGAATTTCGATGCTCTGGTGGAGGAACTTTTGGCTAAGGGAATTGGTGCCGGAGAGAAT GTTATTCTTTCCGGTAGATCGGCCGGAGGCCTAGCAACTATACTACATTGCGATGGCTTCCGAGCACGTCTCCCTAACGTCGGCAGGGTGAAATGCCTTTCCGATGCCGGATTTTTCATCCGAGC TGAAAATATCGCTAATGCCGACTATAGGGACCACTTTTTTGCCTCGACCATCCAGCTCCAT AATATATCTACCCTCTTGCCTACGACATGCACAGAAAATAGAGATCCGAGTTTG tgtctATATCCCGAATATCTAGTCGGGGACGTTCAAACTCCGCTATTTCTATTAAATAGTGCATTTGATTATTTTCAG GTTGTAAGCAGAGTGGTGCCTCCATCTTCTCCTGATGCGGAAAGATGGAAATCATGTGTGACGCAAAACATCAGTTGTACAACTGCTGATATACAACTATTGAATG ATTTTGGGGGTGCTTTTTTTAAAGCTATTAATAATCTCCCCTATAATCCTTCAAGAGGCATGTTTATAGACGCATGCTTCGCACACTCTGTGGCATATCGTGAGCAGTATTGGTCGCCAAATTCCACAGTCAAATTGGAAAATTTG ACTTTGTTGGAGGCCTTTGGAGATTGGTATTTCGATAGGAATTCGGTTACCTTGATCACCCCCTCTACTTCTCGAGAGTTTTGTAGTTAA
- the LOC131019161 gene encoding probable LRR receptor-like serine/threonine-protein kinase At3g47570 yields the protein MNQLSKSVPSTIGKLQNLVNLSLANNRLEGSIPVSMGSMINLANLDLSYNNLSGSIPKSLEELQHLDYFNVSFNSLSGEIPNEGSFRNFTMDSFKGNEALCGIPKFHVQICSSISNHRSKRKKVERASFIVFGVVALISVVSLAFIIVKNKRKDKTTSREVDELTFIVPERISYYELLQATEGFDESNLLGTGSSCSVYKGILNNGKDIVVKVFNMQLEGISKIFDVECEILRSIRHRNLTSVISSCSNDEFKALVLEYMPKGNLEKWLYSHNYCLNMMERLNIMIDVASALEYLHHGYSMPIVHSDLKPSNVLLDEDMVAHVSDFGIAKLLCDGDSFVLTNTLATFGYIAPEYGLEGLVSTKCDVYSYGVMLIETFTRKRPSDDMFCGDMSLKRWVELSLSEIPDEVIDANLVMNLEEEMIDKNMQCVSSILELALKCSADSPGDRINMKQAHAKLQKIKHRFSQ from the exons ATGAATCAGTTGTCAAAGTCTGTTCCTAGCACTATTGGGAAGTTGCAGAATTTGGTTAATCTGTCTTTGGCAAATAATAGACTAGAAGGTTCTATTCCTGTGTCAATGGGAAGCATGATCAATTTGGCAAATCTCGATTTGTCATACAACAACCTCTCTGGTTCAATTCCAAAGTCTTTAGAAGAACTTCAACACCTCGATTACTTTAATGTCTCTTTCAATAgtttaagtggagaaattcctaaCGAAGGTTCTTTCAGAAACTTCACTATGGATTCTTTTAAGGGTAATGAGGCATTGTGTGGAATCCCCAAGTTCCATGTCCAAATTTGCTCTTCAATTTCTAATCACAGATCAAAGAGAAAGAAGGTGGAACGAGCTTCATTTATTGTTTTCGGGGTTGTGGCTTTAATCTCAGTTGTTTCTTTGGCCTTtataattgtaaaaaataaaaggaaagatAAGACGACTAGCAGAGAAGTTGATGAGTTGACATTCATTGTGCCGGAAAGAATCTCTTATTATGAACTGCTGCAAGCAACGGAAGGATTCGATGAAAGCAATTTACTTGGCACCGGGAGTTCTTGCTCTGTTTATAAGGGAATTCTTAACAATGGGAAGGATATCGTTGTCAAGGTGTTTAATATGCAGCTGGAAggtatttcaaaaatatttgatGTCGAATGTGAGATACTACGTAGCATTCGGCACAGGAATCTGACAAGCGTCATAAGCAGTTGCTCCAATGATGAGTTCAAGGCATTAGTACTTGAATATATGCCAAAGGGAAACCTTGAAAAATGGTTATATTCCCACAACTATTGCTTGAATATGATGgaaagattgaatataatgattGATGTTGCTTCTGCTTTGGAGTATCTTCACCACGGTTATTCAATGCCCATTGTCCACAGCGACTTGAAGCCTAGTAATGTGCTGTTAGATGAAGACATGGTTGCCCATGTAAGCGACTTTGGGATAGCAAAGTTGTTATGCGATGGAGATAGCTTTGTGTTAACCAACACGCTAGCAACATTCGGTTACATCGCTCCAG AGTATGGCTTGGAAGGGCTAGTTTCAACAAAGTGTGATGTGTATAGCTACGGGGTGATGTTGATCGAAACTTTTACGAGAAAAAGGCCTAGTGATGATATGTTTTGCGGAGATATGAGCTTAAAGAGATGGGTAGAACTCTCACTTTCGGAGATCCCGGATGAAGTGATAGATGCCAACTTAGTCATGaatttggaggaagaaatgaTTGACAAGAATATGCAGTGTGTATCATCCATACTTGAATTGGCTCTTAAATGCTCTGCCGACTCTCCCGGGGATAGAATCAACATGAAACAAGCACATGCAAAGTTGCAGAAAATTAAACATCGATTTTCCCAATGA